In Amycolatopsis methanolica 239, a single genomic region encodes these proteins:
- a CDS encoding ABC transporter permease, with product MSDKRPAWLSRLASWDAAVIVITVLVLLIASGVVENFGSSRNFTFLLLDLLPIALIALPMTFVIVTGEIDLSVASTLGLTSAVMGDLWNRGLPIETIIPLCLVLGAVLGALNGFFVTVLKLPSLAVTIGTLALYRGLAFVVLGDGAVADFPRAYTSWVTGTIGDGPIPNMLIPLVVLAVVFGLVLHATPIGRSVFAAGASEQAARFAGIRVARLKFWLYVVSGLVAGLAGVLWTLRYSSARADNGLGMELAVVAAVLLGGVSIFGGKGTLPGVLAGVVLLATLQNALRLQDVSNEALNIVTGVLLIISVLLPNVVIRFRAALRRRATT from the coding sequence ATGTCTGACAAGCGGCCGGCCTGGCTGTCCCGCCTGGCGAGCTGGGACGCCGCCGTCATCGTGATCACGGTGCTGGTGCTGCTCATCGCCTCCGGCGTGGTGGAGAACTTCGGCAGCAGCCGCAACTTCACCTTCCTGCTGCTGGACCTGTTGCCGATCGCGCTGATCGCGCTGCCGATGACGTTCGTGATCGTGACCGGCGAGATCGACCTGTCGGTGGCCAGCACGCTCGGCCTCACCTCGGCCGTGATGGGCGACCTGTGGAACCGCGGCCTGCCCATCGAGACGATCATCCCGCTGTGCCTGGTGCTCGGCGCCGTCCTCGGCGCCCTCAACGGGTTCTTCGTGACCGTGCTGAAGCTGCCGTCGCTGGCGGTCACCATCGGCACGCTCGCGCTCTACCGCGGCCTGGCGTTCGTGGTGCTCGGCGACGGCGCGGTGGCCGACTTCCCGCGTGCCTACACCTCGTGGGTGACCGGCACGATCGGCGACGGCCCGATCCCGAACATGCTGATCCCGCTGGTGGTGCTGGCCGTGGTGTTCGGTCTCGTGCTGCATGCGACCCCGATCGGCCGGTCGGTGTTCGCGGCCGGCGCCAGCGAGCAGGCCGCGCGCTTCGCCGGGATCCGGGTGGCGCGGCTGAAGTTCTGGCTCTACGTCGTCAGCGGTCTCGTCGCCGGCCTGGCCGGGGTGCTGTGGACGCTGCGCTACTCCAGCGCCCGCGCCGACAACGGCCTTGGCATGGAACTCGCCGTCGTGGCGGCGGTCCTGCTCGGCGGTGTCTCGATCTTCGGCGGCAAGGGCACCCTGCCCGGTGTGCTCGCCGGGGTGGTCCTGCTGGCCACGCTGCAGAACGCGCTGCGGCTGCAGGACGTGTCGAACGAGGCGCTCAACATCGTCACCGGGGTGCTGCTGATCATCTCGGTGCTCCTGCCCAACGTCGTGATCAGGTTCCGGGCTGCGCTGCGGCGCCGGGCGACCACATAG
- the rhaS gene encoding rhamnose ABC transporter substrate-binding protein produces MKRRLLAGAVSAALVLTVSACGGTTKNDSSSSGGGGAQSTAQADANAATKEGVKMAFLPKQLNNPYSDIEVGGGKTALDELKGDYKLVGPNDASASSQVSYINTLIQQQQDVIGIAANDPNAVCPSLNQARSSGIKVVAFDSDAAKDCRDVFINQATTEGIGEQLAKMASELAGGSGEIAILSATPNATNQNAWIEVFKQQLTKPEYANLKLVKVAYGNDDDQKSFQEAQGLLQSYPNLKAIVAPTTVGIAAAARYISSSSYKGKVAVTGLGTPNQMREYIKDGTVTKFALWNPADIGYLAAYAGVALASGQITGVEGQKFKAGKLGEYTIGKDGEIVLGPPTVFDASNIDQYNF; encoded by the coding sequence ATGAAGAGACGACTCCTCGCCGGTGCGGTGTCGGCAGCACTCGTGCTGACGGTGTCCGCGTGCGGTGGCACCACGAAGAACGACAGCAGCTCGTCCGGCGGCGGTGGCGCCCAGTCGACCGCGCAGGCCGACGCCAACGCCGCCACCAAGGAAGGCGTCAAGATGGCCTTCCTGCCCAAGCAGCTCAACAACCCGTACTCGGACATCGAGGTGGGTGGCGGCAAGACCGCGCTGGACGAGCTCAAGGGCGACTACAAGCTGGTCGGCCCGAACGATGCCAGCGCGTCCTCGCAGGTCAGCTACATCAACACGTTGATCCAGCAGCAGCAGGACGTCATCGGCATCGCCGCGAACGACCCGAACGCGGTGTGCCCGTCGCTGAACCAGGCGCGCAGCTCCGGCATCAAGGTCGTGGCGTTCGACTCCGACGCGGCCAAGGACTGCCGCGACGTGTTCATCAACCAGGCCACTACCGAGGGCATCGGCGAGCAGCTGGCGAAGATGGCCAGCGAGCTGGCGGGCGGCTCGGGTGAGATCGCGATCCTGTCGGCGACCCCGAACGCCACCAACCAGAACGCCTGGATCGAGGTGTTCAAGCAGCAGCTGACCAAGCCCGAGTACGCGAACCTGAAGCTGGTGAAGGTCGCCTACGGCAACGACGACGACCAGAAGTCGTTCCAGGAGGCCCAGGGCCTGCTGCAGTCCTACCCGAACCTGAAGGCCATCGTCGCGCCGACCACCGTCGGCATCGCCGCGGCCGCCCGCTACATCAGCTCCTCCAGCTACAAGGGCAAGGTCGCGGTGACCGGTCTCGGCACGCCGAACCAGATGCGCGAGTACATCAAGGACGGCACGGTCACCAAGTTCGCGCTGTGGAACCCGGCCGACATCGGCTACCTGGCCGCCTACGCGGGTGTGGCACTGGCCTCCGGCCAGATCACCGGCGTCGAGGGCCAGAAGTTCAAGGCCGGCAAGCTCGGCGAGTACACGATCGGCAAGGACGGCGAGATCGTCCTCGGCCCGCCGACGGTGTTCGACGCGAGCAACATCGACCAGTACAACTTCTGA
- a CDS encoding L-rhamnose mutarotase gives MARYCFCLQVKPDRMAEYAERHRAVWPEMRQALTDTGWRNYSLFLRDDGLLIGYVEADDLEAAQAAMARTEVNARWQAEMAEFFTGLDGRGPDEGFQLLTEVFHLEGK, from the coding sequence GTGGCCCGATACTGCTTCTGCCTGCAGGTGAAGCCTGACCGGATGGCCGAGTACGCCGAGCGGCACCGTGCCGTGTGGCCGGAGATGCGGCAGGCGCTGACCGACACCGGATGGCGCAACTACTCGCTGTTCCTCCGGGACGACGGCCTGCTGATCGGCTACGTCGAGGCCGACGACCTCGAAGCCGCGCAGGCGGCTATGGCCCGCACCGAGGTCAACGCCCGCTGGCAGGCCGAGATGGCCGAATTCTTCACGGGCCTGGACGGGCGCGGCCCCGACGAGGGGTTCCAGTTGCTCACCGAGGTCTTCCACCTGGAAGGAAAGTGA
- the rhaI gene encoding L-rhamnose isomerase: MILLSDLTAVKAALRAQRIETPSWAYANSGTRFKVFPQPGVPRTPEEKIADAAKVHELTGIAPSVALHIPWDRVDDYGALTKYAHDLGIEIGAINTNVFQDEDYKLGSVTNPAPRIRRKATDHLLEAIDIMDATGSKDLKFWFSDGINYPGQDDLRSRQDRLAAALREAYDRLGDDQRILLEYKLFEPAFYATDVPDWGTSYAHCVELGPKATVCIDTGHHAPGTNIEFIVAFLLRQGKLGAFDFNSRFYADDDLMAGAADPFQLFRIMWEIVRADALDPSYGINFMLDQCHNIEAKIPAIIRSVLNVQEATAKALLVDKEALFAAQQNGDVLGANAVLMDAYNTDVRPLLAELREEAGLDPDPIAAYHRSGYQEKIVAERADGRQAGWGA; this comes from the coding sequence GTGATCCTGTTGTCCGACCTGACCGCCGTGAAAGCAGCCCTGCGCGCTCAGCGGATCGAGACGCCTTCGTGGGCCTACGCCAACTCCGGCACCCGCTTCAAGGTGTTCCCGCAGCCCGGGGTTCCCCGCACGCCGGAGGAGAAGATCGCCGACGCGGCGAAGGTGCACGAGCTGACCGGCATCGCGCCGAGCGTGGCGCTGCACATCCCGTGGGACCGGGTCGACGACTACGGCGCCCTCACCAAGTACGCGCACGACCTCGGCATCGAGATCGGCGCCATCAACACCAACGTCTTCCAGGACGAGGACTACAAGCTCGGCTCGGTCACCAACCCCGCCCCGCGGATCCGCCGCAAGGCCACCGACCACCTGCTCGAGGCGATCGACATCATGGACGCCACGGGCAGCAAGGACCTGAAGTTCTGGTTCTCCGACGGCATCAACTACCCGGGCCAGGACGACCTGCGCTCCCGGCAGGACCGGCTGGCCGCCGCGCTGCGCGAGGCCTACGACCGGCTCGGCGACGACCAGCGGATCCTGCTGGAGTACAAGCTGTTCGAGCCCGCCTTCTACGCCACCGACGTGCCGGACTGGGGCACCTCGTACGCGCACTGCGTCGAACTCGGTCCGAAAGCGACGGTGTGCATCGACACCGGCCACCACGCGCCGGGTACCAACATCGAGTTCATCGTCGCGTTCCTGCTGCGCCAGGGCAAGCTCGGCGCGTTCGACTTCAACTCGCGCTTCTACGCCGACGACGACCTGATGGCCGGCGCCGCCGACCCGTTCCAGCTGTTCCGCATCATGTGGGAGATCGTGCGCGCCGACGCGCTGGACCCGTCCTACGGCATCAACTTCATGCTCGACCAGTGCCACAACATCGAGGCGAAGATACCCGCGATCATCCGCTCGGTGCTCAACGTGCAGGAGGCCACCGCGAAGGCCCTGCTGGTCGACAAGGAGGCCCTGTTCGCCGCGCAGCAGAACGGGGACGTGCTCGGCGCGAACGCCGTGCTGATGGACGCCTACAACACCGACGTGCGGCCGCTGCTGGCCGAGCTGCGCGAGGAGGCCGGGCTGGACCCGGACCCGATCGCCGCCTACCACCGCAGCGGTTACCAGGAAAAGATCGTCGCCGAACGAGCCGACGGCCGGCAGGCCGGTTGGGGAGCCTGA
- a CDS encoding bifunctional rhamnulose-1-phosphate aldolase/short-chain dehydrogenase — translation MTNNPAAELIQRSNALGADPRNTNYAGGNTSAKGSETDPVTGQPTELLWVKGSGGDLGTLTEAGLAVLRLDRLRALVDVYPGVEREDEMVAAFDYCLHGRGGAAPSIDTAMHGLVEATHVDHLHPDSGIALATAADGPALTKECFGDRVVWVDWRRPGFQLGLDIAAVKKANPQAIGVILGGHGITAWGETSEECQRNSLEIIRTAEKFLAERGSAEPFGAVVPGFEPLPEEERRKRAAALAPVIRGLASTDQRQVGHYNDSDVVLEFLSREKLQPLAALGTSCPDHFLRTKVRPLVVDLPATAPLEDVVARLKGLHEAYRADYRAYYERHATPDSPAMRGADPAIVLVPGVGMFSFGKDKQTARVAGEFYVNAINVMRGAEAVSRYAPIPESEKFRIEYWALEEAKLQRMPKPKPLAGRVALVTGAGSGIGRAIAERLAAEGACVAIADLNGDAAEEVARSIGNTDKAVSVVANVVDADAVAAAVDATVLAFGGIDLVVNNAGLSISKPLLETTEKDWDLQHDVMAKGSFLVSQAAAKAMIAQGLGGDIVYISSKNSVFAGPNNVAYGAAKADQAHQVRLLAAELGEHGIRVNGVNPDGVVRGSGIFAGGWGAQRAAVYGVPEEDLGKFYAQRTILKREVLPEHVAAAVFALTGGDLTHTTGLHVPVDAGVAAAFLR, via the coding sequence ATGACGAACAATCCCGCCGCCGAACTCATCCAGCGCAGCAACGCCCTCGGCGCCGACCCGCGCAACACCAACTACGCCGGTGGCAACACCTCGGCCAAGGGCAGCGAGACCGACCCGGTCACCGGGCAGCCCACGGAACTGCTGTGGGTCAAGGGATCCGGGGGTGACCTGGGCACACTGACCGAGGCGGGGCTGGCCGTGCTGCGGCTGGACCGCCTGCGTGCCCTGGTCGACGTCTACCCGGGCGTCGAGCGCGAGGACGAGATGGTCGCCGCGTTCGACTACTGCCTGCACGGCCGCGGCGGCGCCGCGCCGTCGATCGACACCGCGATGCACGGTCTGGTCGAGGCCACGCACGTGGACCACCTGCACCCGGACTCGGGCATCGCGCTCGCCACGGCCGCCGACGGTCCGGCGCTGACCAAGGAGTGCTTCGGCGACCGCGTGGTGTGGGTCGACTGGCGCCGCCCCGGGTTCCAGCTGGGCCTGGACATCGCCGCGGTGAAGAAGGCCAACCCGCAGGCGATCGGCGTGATCCTGGGCGGGCACGGCATCACCGCGTGGGGCGAGACTTCGGAGGAGTGTCAGCGGAACTCGCTGGAGATCATCCGGACCGCGGAGAAGTTCCTCGCCGAGCGGGGCTCCGCGGAGCCGTTCGGGGCGGTCGTGCCCGGCTTCGAGCCGCTGCCCGAGGAGGAGCGGCGGAAGCGGGCCGCCGCGCTGGCGCCGGTGATCCGCGGGCTGGCGTCGACCGACCAGCGCCAGGTGGGCCACTACAACGACAGCGACGTGGTGCTGGAGTTCCTGTCCCGGGAGAAGCTGCAGCCGCTCGCCGCGCTCGGCACCTCGTGCCCGGACCACTTCCTGCGCACCAAGGTCCGCCCGCTCGTGGTCGACCTGCCCGCGACCGCGCCGCTGGAGGACGTCGTCGCGCGCCTGAAAGGACTGCACGAGGCATACCGCGCGGACTACCGCGCCTACTACGAGCGGCACGCGACCCCGGACAGCCCGGCGATGCGCGGCGCGGACCCGGCGATCGTGCTCGTGCCCGGTGTCGGCATGTTCTCCTTCGGCAAGGACAAGCAGACCGCGCGCGTGGCCGGCGAGTTCTACGTCAACGCGATCAACGTGATGCGCGGCGCCGAGGCGGTCTCCCGCTACGCGCCGATCCCGGAGAGCGAGAAGTTCCGCATCGAGTACTGGGCGCTGGAGGAGGCCAAGCTCCAGCGCATGCCCAAGCCGAAGCCGCTGGCCGGGCGCGTCGCGCTGGTCACCGGCGCCGGTTCGGGCATCGGCCGCGCCATCGCCGAACGGCTCGCCGCCGAGGGCGCGTGCGTGGCGATCGCGGACCTGAACGGCGATGCCGCCGAGGAGGTCGCGCGCTCCATCGGGAACACCGACAAGGCTGTTTCGGTGGTCGCGAACGTCGTCGACGCCGATGCGGTCGCCGCCGCGGTGGACGCGACGGTGCTGGCGTTCGGCGGCATCGACCTGGTGGTCAACAACGCCGGCCTGTCGATTTCCAAGCCGCTGCTGGAGACCACCGAGAAGGACTGGGACCTCCAGCACGACGTGATGGCCAAGGGCTCGTTCCTGGTCTCGCAGGCCGCGGCGAAGGCGATGATCGCGCAGGGCCTCGGCGGCGACATCGTCTACATCTCGTCGAAGAACTCGGTGTTCGCCGGCCCCAACAACGTCGCCTACGGGGCGGCCAAGGCCGACCAGGCGCATCAGGTCCGGCTGCTGGCCGCCGAACTCGGCGAGCACGGCATCCGGGTCAACGGCGTCAACCCGGACGGCGTCGTGCGAGGTTCCGGCATCTTCGCCGGCGGCTGGGGCGCGCAGCGCGCCGCGGTCTACGGTGTGCCGGAGGAGGACCTGGGCAAGTTCTACGCCCAGCGCACCATCCTCAAGCGCGAGGTGCTGCCCGAGCACGTGGCCGCGGCGGTGTTCGCGCTCACCGGCGGCGACCTGACGCACACGACCGGCCTGCACGTGCCCGTGGACGCGGGTGTCGCGGCCGCTTTCCTCCGTTGA
- a CDS encoding L-fucose/L-arabinose isomerase family protein has protein sequence MNLERITPRRTRVGLVAGGLGAYWPQFPELLPQLQASARRVAERLSGMDCEVVDAGFVSDEREGTAAAEKLRVADCDLIIGFLTTYLTSSMLAPVAQRSGAPVLLLNLQPTEAMDHANFDTGAWLAYCGACPLPEMANAFRRVGVEFRSVSGYLEDERAWTRIERWIKAAGVRAAFRHGRHGLLGHLYPGMMDVSTDPTLVTAQLGGHVEILEIDDLRVRVEKVTDDETAARMDLARKVFDLDDSVVEEDFAWGARVSVALDRLVEDFSLDTLAYYHRGLDGETHERVGAGFILGASLLTARGIPAAGEFELRNSLAMLVMDRLGAGGSFTELQALNFRDNVVEMGHDGPAHLAISARRPLLRGLGVYHGKRGWGVSVEFDVKHGPVTLLGLGQERDGRFTLVASEGEVVPGPLLEIGNTTSRVDFGGNPGEWTDAWSAAGVNHHWALGTGHRVAELEAVADLLGLELRVVRV, from the coding sequence ATGAACCTGGAGCGGATCACCCCGAGGCGCACCCGCGTCGGCCTCGTCGCAGGCGGGCTCGGGGCGTATTGGCCACAGTTCCCGGAGCTGCTGCCGCAACTCCAGGCCTCCGCCCGGCGGGTGGCCGAGCGACTGTCCGGAATGGACTGCGAGGTGGTGGACGCCGGGTTCGTCTCGGACGAGCGGGAGGGCACGGCCGCCGCGGAGAAGCTGCGGGTCGCCGACTGCGACCTGATCATCGGCTTCCTCACCACCTACCTCACGTCCAGCATGCTCGCGCCGGTCGCGCAGCGCAGCGGCGCGCCGGTGCTGCTGCTCAACCTGCAGCCCACCGAGGCGATGGACCACGCGAACTTCGACACGGGCGCCTGGCTCGCATACTGCGGCGCGTGCCCGTTGCCGGAGATGGCCAACGCCTTCCGCCGCGTCGGCGTCGAGTTCCGGTCGGTGTCCGGGTACCTGGAGGACGAGCGGGCCTGGACCCGCATCGAGCGCTGGATCAAGGCCGCCGGGGTGCGCGCCGCGTTCCGGCACGGGCGGCACGGCCTGCTCGGCCACCTCTACCCGGGCATGATGGACGTCTCGACCGATCCGACGCTGGTGACCGCGCAGCTCGGCGGGCACGTGGAGATCCTGGAGATCGACGACCTGCGGGTGCGGGTCGAGAAGGTCACCGACGACGAGACCGCCGCCCGGATGGATCTCGCGCGGAAGGTGTTCGACCTGGACGACTCGGTCGTCGAGGAGGACTTCGCGTGGGGCGCCCGCGTCTCGGTGGCGCTGGACCGGCTGGTCGAGGACTTCTCCCTGGACACGCTGGCCTACTACCACCGCGGCCTGGACGGCGAGACCCACGAGCGGGTCGGCGCCGGGTTCATCCTCGGCGCGTCGCTGCTCACCGCGCGTGGCATCCCGGCGGCGGGGGAGTTCGAGCTGCGCAACTCGCTGGCCATGCTGGTGATGGACCGGCTCGGCGCGGGCGGCTCGTTCACCGAGCTGCAGGCGCTGAACTTCCGGGACAACGTGGTCGAAATGGGCCACGACGGGCCTGCGCACCTGGCGATCAGCGCGCGGCGGCCGTTGCTGCGCGGGCTCGGCGTCTACCACGGCAAGCGCGGCTGGGGCGTGTCCGTCGAGTTCGACGTCAAGCACGGCCCGGTCACGCTGCTCGGCCTCGGCCAGGAACGTGACGGGCGGTTCACGCTCGTCGCGTCCGAGGGCGAGGTCGTGCCCGGCCCGCTGCTGGAGATCGGCAACACCACGTCCCGGGTGGACTTCGGCGGCAACCCGGGCGAGTGGACCGACGCGTGGTCGGCCGCCGGCGTCAACCACCACTGGGCGCTGGGCACCGGGCACCGCGTCGCGGAGCTGGAGGCGGTGGCCGACCTGCTCGGTCTCGAACTGCGCGTGGTGCGGGTGTGA
- a CDS encoding rhamnulokinase: protein MRLAAVDLGASSGRVMAGTVGPGVLSVAEVHRFPNGGVRVAHAGGSTLHWDILGLYRELLTGVQAAHKAGALDGLGIDSWAVDYGLLDASGALLGNPVNYRDARTEGVAERVLESVPARELFDVTGLQQLPFNTLYQLLAERDLSAAETMLLIPDLLNYWLTGVRGAERTNASTTQLYDVRSREWAVELATRVGIPPRLLPPLRDPGTVVGTLLPDLAAELALPELPVVAVGSHDTASAVVGVPAEPGTNSAYISSGTWSLVGLELDEPELGDAALAANFTNEGGVDGTIRFLRNVMGLWVLSESLRTWEARGTPVALPSVLAQAAEVPALSAVVDIDAPVFLPPGDMPSRIRRACAETGQRVPATPGEIVRCVLDSLALAYRRTVRQASELTGRPVDVVHVVGGGVRNELLCQLTADACGVPVLAGPVEAAALGNVLVQARALGAGLPDLAAMRALIRDTHELRRYEPSGREADWARAAARIDPKVVA, encoded by the coding sequence ATGCGACTGGCGGCGGTCGACCTGGGCGCCTCCAGCGGGCGCGTCATGGCCGGGACGGTGGGGCCCGGTGTGCTGTCGGTGGCGGAGGTGCACCGGTTCCCCAACGGCGGTGTCCGGGTCGCCCACGCGGGTGGATCGACCCTGCACTGGGACATCCTCGGCCTCTACCGCGAGCTGCTGACCGGGGTGCAGGCGGCGCACAAGGCCGGTGCGCTGGACGGTCTCGGCATAGACTCCTGGGCCGTGGACTACGGGTTGCTCGACGCCTCCGGGGCGCTGCTGGGCAACCCGGTCAACTACCGCGACGCGCGCACCGAAGGCGTGGCCGAGCGGGTCCTGGAGTCCGTGCCGGCGCGGGAGCTGTTCGACGTCACCGGGCTGCAGCAGCTGCCGTTCAACACGCTCTACCAGCTGCTGGCCGAGCGTGACCTGAGCGCGGCCGAGACCATGCTGCTGATCCCGGACCTGCTCAACTATTGGCTGACCGGGGTGCGCGGAGCCGAGCGCACCAACGCCTCCACCACGCAGCTCTACGACGTGCGGTCGCGGGAGTGGGCGGTGGAGCTGGCTACGCGCGTCGGCATCCCGCCGCGGTTGCTGCCCCCGTTGCGGGATCCGGGCACGGTGGTCGGCACGCTGCTGCCGGACCTGGCCGCCGAGCTGGCGCTGCCGGAGCTGCCGGTGGTCGCGGTCGGCTCGCACGACACGGCCTCCGCCGTGGTGGGGGTGCCCGCCGAGCCGGGCACGAACTCCGCCTACATCTCCTCGGGCACCTGGTCGCTGGTCGGCCTGGAGCTCGACGAGCCGGAGCTGGGCGACGCCGCGCTGGCAGCCAACTTCACGAACGAGGGCGGCGTCGACGGCACGATCCGGTTCCTGCGCAACGTGATGGGCCTGTGGGTGCTGTCCGAGTCGCTGCGCACGTGGGAGGCGCGGGGCACGCCGGTCGCGTTGCCGTCGGTGCTGGCGCAGGCCGCGGAGGTGCCGGCGTTGTCGGCCGTCGTGGACATCGACGCGCCGGTGTTCCTGCCGCCGGGCGACATGCCGTCCCGGATCCGGCGGGCTTGTGCCGAGACCGGCCAGCGGGTCCCGGCGACGCCGGGAGAGATCGTCCGGTGCGTGCTGGACAGCCTCGCGCTGGCCTATCGTCGGACCGTGCGCCAGGCATCGGAGCTGACCGGACGGCCGGTCGACGTCGTCCACGTGGTCGGTGGCGGGGTCCGCAACGAACTGCTGTGCCAGCTCACCGCGGACGCCTGCGGCGTGCCGGTGCTGGCTGGGCCGGTCGAGGCCGCGGCACTGGGCAACGTGCTCGTGCAGGCCCGCGCGCTGGGCGCGGGCCTGCCGGACCTGGCCGCGATGCGGGCGCTGATCCGGGACACGCACGAGCTGCGCCGCTACGAACCGTCCGGCCGTGAGGCCGACTGGGCGCGGGCGGCCGCGCGGATCGATCCGAAGGTGGTGGCATGA
- a CDS encoding (Fe-S)-binding protein yields the protein MKVAVQVTCINDAMFPDTGKAVFTLLRRLGVEADFPAAQTCCAQPMVNTGYLDEAVPVVRNFVDAFAGYDAIVTPSGSCAGSVRHQHSIVARRSGDDRLAATVAETSPKVYELTEFLVDVLGVTDVGAYFPHRVTYHPTCHSLRMLGVGDRPLRLLREVRGLDLVELPAADECCGFGGTFAVKNAETSTAMGADKARHVLDTGAEVLVAGDNSCLLHIGGLLSRQRTGVRVMHLAEVLAGTESS from the coding sequence ATGAAGGTCGCCGTGCAGGTCACCTGCATCAACGACGCGATGTTCCCGGACACCGGCAAGGCGGTGTTCACGCTGCTGCGGCGGCTCGGCGTGGAGGCGGACTTCCCGGCCGCGCAGACGTGCTGCGCGCAGCCGATGGTCAACACCGGCTACCTCGACGAGGCCGTGCCGGTGGTGCGCAACTTCGTGGACGCGTTCGCCGGGTACGACGCGATCGTGACCCCGTCCGGTTCGTGCGCGGGATCGGTGCGGCACCAGCACTCGATCGTCGCCCGGCGCAGCGGGGACGACCGGCTGGCCGCGACCGTCGCCGAGACCTCGCCGAAGGTGTACGAGCTGACCGAGTTCCTGGTCGACGTGCTCGGTGTTACGGACGTCGGTGCGTACTTCCCGCACCGCGTCACCTACCACCCGACCTGCCACTCATTGCGGATGCTCGGGGTCGGCGACCGGCCGCTGCGGCTGCTGCGCGAGGTGCGCGGGCTGGACTTGGTGGAGCTGCCCGCCGCGGACGAGTGCTGCGGCTTCGGCGGCACGTTCGCGGTGAAGAACGCGGAGACCTCGACCGCAATGGGCGCGGACAAGGCGCGGCACGTGCTGGACACCGGCGCCGAGGTGCTGGTGGCCGGGGACAACTCGTGCCTGCTGCACATCGGCGGGCTGCTGTCGCGGCAGCGCACCGGGGTGCGTGTGATGCATCTGGCCGAAGTGCTCGCGGGGACGGAGAGCTCATGA
- a CDS encoding lactate utilization protein B: MSATFVGMPAFPAAAREALSDTQLRRNLAHATGTIRAKRAAVVGEVDEWEELRLAGAAIKDNTLRHLDEHLLRLEESLTDRGATVHWARDAAEACEIVASIAKQHAVDEVVKVKSMATQEIGLNEALAAQGITAWETDLAELIVQLGDDLPSHILVPAIHRNRAEIREIFRDKMAAAGRPAPDDLSDRPAELAGAARLHLREKFLRARMAVSGANFAVAETGTLVVVESEGNGRMCLTLPEVVVSVVGIEKIVPTWSDLDVFLQLLPRSSTGERMNPYTSTWSGATEGQEAHVVLLDNGRTRALADEVGRQALRCIRCSACLNVCPVYERTGGHAYGSVYPGPIGAILNPLLRGTGVDDQVDSLPYASSLCGACFEACPVRIDIPEVLVHLRSKVVDAHRSAPKAEAVAMKSASWVLADSKRLGLAERGLGLAGRLLGRFGRKVMPGGRRALGRLPWPGSLWSNARDVPAPPVESFRAWWRREGRR, from the coding sequence ATGAGCGCCACTTTCGTTGGTATGCCTGCCTTTCCGGCGGCGGCGCGGGAGGCGTTGTCGGACACGCAACTGCGGCGCAACCTGGCGCACGCGACCGGCACCATCCGCGCCAAGCGCGCCGCGGTCGTCGGCGAGGTCGACGAGTGGGAGGAGCTGCGCCTGGCCGGTGCGGCGATCAAGGACAACACGCTGCGCCACCTCGACGAGCACCTGCTGCGGCTGGAGGAGTCCCTGACCGACCGGGGCGCGACCGTGCACTGGGCGCGGGATGCCGCCGAGGCGTGCGAAATCGTCGCGTCGATCGCGAAGCAGCACGCCGTCGACGAGGTCGTCAAGGTCAAGTCGATGGCGACGCAGGAGATCGGGCTCAACGAGGCGCTCGCCGCGCAGGGCATCACCGCGTGGGAGACCGACCTGGCCGAGCTGATCGTGCAGCTCGGCGACGACCTGCCCTCGCACATCCTGGTGCCCGCGATCCACCGCAACCGCGCGGAGATCCGGGAGATCTTCCGCGACAAGATGGCCGCCGCGGGACGCCCGGCGCCCGACGACCTGTCCGACCGGCCGGCGGAGCTGGCGGGCGCGGCGCGGCTGCACCTGCGGGAGAAGTTCCTACGGGCGCGCATGGCGGTGTCCGGGGCGAACTTCGCGGTCGCCGAGACCGGGACGCTGGTCGTGGTCGAGTCCGAGGGCAACGGGCGGATGTGCCTGACGCTGCCCGAGGTGGTGGTGTCGGTGGTGGGCATCGAGAAGATCGTGCCCACCTGGTCCGATCTGGACGTGTTCCTGCAGCTGCTGCCCCGCTCCAGCACGGGGGAGCGGATGAACCCGTACACCTCGACGTGGTCGGGCGCGACCGAGGGCCAGGAGGCGCACGTAGTGCTGCTGGACAACGGCCGCACCCGCGCGCTGGCCGACGAAGTGGGGCGGCAGGCGCTGCGCTGCATCCGGTGCTCGGCCTGCCTGAACGTGTGCCCGGTGTACGAGCGCACCGGCGGGCACGCATACGGCTCGGTGTACCCGGGTCCGATCGGGGCGATCCTGAACCCGCTGCTGCGCGGCACCGGCGTCGACGACCAGGTGGACTCGCTGCCGTACGCGTCCAGCCTGTGCGGCGCGTGCTTCGAGGCGTGCCCGGTGCGGATCGACATCCCGGAGGTGCTGGTGCACCTGCGGTCCAAAGTGGTCGATGCGCACCGGTCGGCGCCGAAGGCCGAGGCGGTGGCGATGAAGTCGGCGTCCTGGGTGCTGGCGGACTCGAAGCGCCTGGGCCTGGCCGAGCGCGGCCTGGGTCTCGCGGGCCGGTTGCTCGGGCGGTTCGGGCGCAAGGTGATGCCCGGCGGGCGGCGCGCGCTGGGCCGGTTGCCGTGGCCGGGTTCGTTGTGGAGCAACGCGCGGGACGTGCCGGCGCCGCCGGTGGAGTCGTTCCGCGCGTGGTGGCGCCGGGAGGGACGGCGATGA